Proteins encoded in a region of the Paenibacillus pedocola genome:
- a CDS encoding HEAT repeat domain-containing protein, whose protein sequence is MSTALLQELHQEVRRLYIAGSDLAADDFRLKRLLPQFQQLGERAAVFKRLGEGVAALLKQESAGEAAPAVKLQELTLLLESVLYTQGSTSPAGIPGELPRSSFTLETKVSYRKLAAVRQALTTTGSGRYETVVEAFNEGIFQDLRLLPLAIGALSDPYAEIAEFAMKQILPSYGPAIADYLMREFDPSGGKSDVRKLQVIGEAGGTELLPEIFKAAENGSDDVRVAAIGCLAGHEAYTPSLLEWTNDKKKPIREAAFTAVAAGGSQAGMERLFEAFAGKKDRALAAEAIAKWPSAPLAERLSVRFMEELQEALQQDNTDKKKNENVWTSIQPYLTALEEAQNPLLDQVYSFVIQNYEKFIALGWLPLLDQAAYYEERAASEQGLELLRELEQRNSRYLPHYFRAAQQLLSAKELYKQFGGTMMSRLKSKVSKEAAKRDQQLLETLGRQIINAESVVYEVPWDSSRDRQQIWREMLSADKIAAAWDPRWLDWFIDQDALDLVCAFARPNSPAALNYLLGKLQEQSGRRRGHDYMLHIFMGLERAGLAEPERQELLMSILEKDRLYNPYMIPYYLFHLMLRFPASYFSRIEAIVPNYRYESKTQLEYLLNHLQRQ, encoded by the coding sequence ATGAGTACAGCGTTATTACAAGAGCTTCATCAGGAAGTCAGAAGACTTTATATTGCCGGCAGCGACCTGGCGGCGGATGACTTCCGCCTGAAACGCCTGTTGCCGCAGTTTCAGCAGCTGGGTGAGCGGGCAGCTGTCTTTAAGCGGCTCGGCGAAGGCGTGGCGGCCCTTCTCAAGCAGGAGAGTGCAGGGGAGGCTGCTCCGGCGGTGAAGCTGCAGGAGCTGACCCTTCTGCTGGAGTCCGTGCTCTATACACAAGGAAGCACATCACCAGCCGGTATTCCAGGCGAGCTGCCGCGCAGCAGCTTTACCCTTGAAACCAAAGTATCTTACCGCAAGCTGGCTGCGGTCCGGCAGGCGCTGACCACAACAGGCAGCGGCAGATATGAGACGGTAGTAGAGGCGTTCAATGAGGGGATATTTCAAGATTTGCGCCTGCTGCCGCTGGCTATCGGTGCCTTAAGTGACCCGTATGCCGAGATCGCTGAATTTGCCATGAAGCAGATTCTGCCATCCTATGGCCCGGCAATCGCCGATTATCTTATGCGGGAATTCGATCCTTCCGGCGGGAAAAGCGATGTACGCAAGCTGCAGGTGATCGGAGAAGCAGGCGGGACGGAGCTGCTTCCTGAGATTTTCAAGGCAGCTGAGAACGGCAGTGATGATGTCCGTGTTGCTGCTATCGGGTGTCTGGCCGGACATGAGGCGTATACGCCGTCATTGCTTGAATGGACGAACGATAAGAAGAAGCCGATCCGTGAAGCTGCATTTACTGCAGTGGCCGCCGGAGGTTCTCAAGCTGGCATGGAACGGCTGTTTGAGGCGTTTGCCGGGAAGAAAGACCGGGCGCTTGCAGCCGAAGCGATCGCGAAATGGCCGTCCGCACCGCTTGCAGAACGGCTGTCCGTGCGGTTCATGGAGGAGCTTCAGGAAGCCTTACAGCAGGATAATACCGACAAGAAAAAGAACGAGAACGTCTGGACCAGCATACAGCCTTATTTAACCGCGCTTGAGGAAGCACAGAATCCGCTGCTCGACCAAGTCTACAGCTTTGTGATACAGAATTATGAAAAGTTTATCGCTTTAGGTTGGCTGCCTCTGCTGGATCAGGCAGCTTATTATGAGGAGAGGGCTGCTTCGGAACAGGGCCTGGAACTTCTACGGGAGCTGGAGCAGCGTAATTCGCGTTATTTGCCTCACTATTTCCGTGCAGCGCAGCAATTGCTGAGTGCAAAGGAACTCTATAAGCAGTTCGGCGGAACAATGATGAGCAGGCTGAAATCTAAAGTATCGAAAGAAGCGGCAAAGCGTGACCAACAGCTGCTGGAAACGCTGGGGCGGCAGATTATAAACGCTGAAAGCGTTGTATATGAGGTCCCCTGGGATTCCTCCAGAGACCGCCAGCAAATCTGGAGGGAAATGCTGTCAGCTGACAAAATTGCTGCAGCCTGGGATCCCCGCTGGCTCGACTGGTTCATTGACCAGGATGCGCTGGATCTGGTATGTGCCTTTGCCCGGCCGAATTCTCCCGCCGCACTTAATTATCTGCTCGGCAAACTTCAGGAGCAGAGCGGTAGACGGAGAGGCCACGATTACATGCTCCATATTTTTATGGGACTGGAACGTGCAGGATTGGCAGAACCGGAACGGCAGGAGCTGCTCATGTCCATCCTTGAGAAGGATAGACTCTATAATCCGTATATGATTCCTTATTATTTGTTTCATCTGATGCTCCGCTTTCCGGCAAGCTACTTTAGCCGGATTGAAGCCATTGTACCTAATTACCGTTATGAATCCAAAACACAGCTGGAATATCTGCTGAATCATTTGCAGAGACAGTAA
- a CDS encoding AAA family ATPase, with protein MSTGQEQLQDYMRLPAEVLYREELEALRREDTGRIPAGWQMSPRAVFTFIAGGKAGSKVITPKYIGNTRLIEMAVATLVTDRALLLIGEPGTAKSWLSENLAAAIYGNSGLVVQGTAGTSEEHVRYSWNYAMLLANGPTPEALVKSPIMRAMEDGGIARFEEISRCASEVQDALISILSEKTISVPELGKEAGARKGFSIIATANTRDRGVNEMSAALKRRFNIIVLPAPSDIETELSIVKKRVAEIASSYELQAAVPADDALLKVVTIFRELRSGMTLDKKEKVKTPAGVISTAEAISLLTNSMALAASFGSGKLTDSDLAAGLQGAIVKDDDKDKLVWKEYLDNVMKKKGTEWRGLYQACKEMNE; from the coding sequence ATGTCAACGGGACAAGAGCAGCTTCAGGATTATATGCGGCTGCCTGCTGAGGTTTTGTACCGCGAGGAGCTTGAAGCACTGCGCAGAGAGGATACGGGCAGAATACCTGCCGGCTGGCAGATGTCACCGCGTGCAGTATTCACATTCATCGCCGGGGGGAAGGCCGGAAGCAAGGTCATAACCCCAAAATATATCGGCAACACGCGGCTGATCGAAATGGCTGTTGCTACTCTGGTCACAGACCGGGCGCTGCTGCTGATCGGAGAACCGGGGACGGCTAAATCCTGGCTGTCCGAAAATCTGGCAGCAGCGATATACGGTAATTCCGGACTGGTGGTCCAGGGGACTGCCGGTACAAGTGAAGAGCATGTGCGCTACTCCTGGAACTATGCCATGCTGCTGGCGAACGGACCGACCCCGGAGGCGCTGGTCAAAAGCCCGATTATGCGGGCGATGGAGGACGGGGGCATCGCCCGTTTTGAAGAGATTTCCCGCTGTGCCTCCGAAGTGCAGGATGCGCTGATCTCCATTCTCTCGGAGAAGACTATCTCCGTACCGGAGCTCGGCAAGGAGGCCGGTGCCCGCAAAGGCTTCTCGATCATTGCCACAGCTAACACCAGAGACCGCGGGGTCAATGAAATGTCCGCTGCGCTGAAGCGGAGGTTCAATATCATCGTGCTGCCTGCACCTTCAGATATTGAAACAGAGCTGTCCATTGTCAAGAAACGGGTTGCTGAGATAGCTTCCTCATACGAGCTTCAGGCTGCGGTACCAGCGGATGATGCGCTGCTCAAGGTCGTGACGATTTTCCGGGAATTGCGCAGCGGGATGACACTCGATAAGAAAGAGAAGGTGAAGACGCCTGCCGGGGTAATCTCCACCGCGGAGGCGATCTCCCTGTTGACCAACAGCATGGCGCTTGCTGCAAGCTTTGGCAGCGGTAAGCTGACCGACAGTGATCTGGCTGCGGGCCTCCAGGGGGCTATCGTCAAGGATGATGATAAGGATAAGCTGGTCTGGAAGGAATATCTGGATAATGTCATGAAGAAAAAAGGAACGGAGTGGCGCGGCCTTTATCAGGCCTGTAAGGAGATGAACGAGTGA
- a CDS encoding DUF5682 family protein gives MKAAEAGVHIFGVRHLSPGGAQHLLEYLDKLQPTAVLIEGPSDATIEITHLTQGATKPPVAILAFTDELPVRTVLWPFAVYSPEYQAMKWAKTHGAAAAFIDLPSSVTLGLQDAMNRGRTAVRESVPAADPSGEPSSAEVQDEESLYSRIAQLAGEYDYDMYWERNFEHNASAGAYLTSILSFSSQMRELGEEKELREQPSEYAYNALREAYMSRQIQATIAAGHEPGKIVVICGAYHASALAGQAPPMSDEELAALPSRSTKLTLMPYSYYKLSTMSGYGAGNAAPHYFEMMWETIEAGRPEELPHRYLSSVASHVRSGGTYRSTAEVIEAVRLAESLAALHGGSRPTLRDLRDAAQTLLGHGDLAAIAEPLARVDVGTAIGSLAEGVSQTPIQDDLNRLLKTYKLEKYKSTVASELQLDLRENRRVSSSEAAYLDLHRSVLFHRLNLLGIAFAKNRPSSQDSATWAEHWVIQWSPEVEIQVVESTLLGETVEVAAAYVLREKLQECRSIAEASALIRIACQCAMTSQMEEGSRVLQNLAALSRDVVGMAAAARELSTILSFGDIRKVDTAPLMPLLEELFRRGCLFLLDASGCNDEAAGAMLTAMNELNGISLEHGDTLDEKLWLQELLLLSERDDRNPRLSGYACAILMERGAVSAGEVAAEVSRRLSPGIPADLGAGWFEGLSMRGHYGLLSRMSLWEQLNDYINALDDDEFKRALVFLRRAFSTFSPREKTMISELLGELWGVNTEQAAEILTGELKEEEAKMLEELNDFDFGDF, from the coding sequence ATTAAGGCTGCTGAAGCTGGAGTGCATATTTTCGGGGTGCGGCATCTGTCTCCCGGCGGCGCACAGCATCTGCTGGAATATCTGGATAAGCTTCAGCCTACGGCGGTGCTGATCGAAGGTCCCAGCGATGCAACGATAGAGATTACGCATCTGACCCAGGGGGCGACCAAACCGCCGGTAGCGATTCTGGCCTTTACTGATGAACTGCCCGTACGGACGGTGCTCTGGCCGTTTGCCGTCTATTCTCCCGAATATCAGGCAATGAAATGGGCTAAGACACACGGTGCTGCAGCTGCATTTATTGATCTGCCTTCTTCGGTAACGCTTGGTTTGCAGGATGCCATGAACCGGGGGAGAACCGCTGTACGGGAATCAGTACCTGCTGCCGATCCATCGGGTGAACCTTCCAGCGCGGAGGTTCAAGACGAAGAATCGCTGTACAGCCGGATCGCCCAGCTTGCCGGTGAATATGATTATGATATGTATTGGGAACGTAACTTTGAGCATAATGCGAGTGCCGGTGCCTATCTGACCTCCATCCTGTCCTTCTCTTCGCAGATGCGTGAGCTCGGTGAGGAGAAGGAGCTGCGGGAACAGCCGTCGGAATATGCATATAATGCGCTACGCGAAGCATATATGAGCCGGCAGATTCAGGCGACAATTGCAGCCGGACATGAGCCGGGCAAAATTGTGGTGATCTGCGGTGCTTATCATGCTTCTGCACTTGCCGGTCAGGCGCCCCCTATGAGTGACGAAGAGCTGGCAGCCCTGCCGTCCCGCAGTACGAAGCTGACACTGATGCCCTATTCGTATTATAAGCTGTCAACAATGTCTGGCTATGGGGCAGGCAACGCCGCCCCTCATTACTTCGAAATGATGTGGGAGACAATTGAAGCGGGGCGGCCGGAGGAACTGCCGCACCGGTACCTGTCCTCGGTGGCCAGCCATGTGCGCAGCGGCGGCACGTACCGTTCTACGGCCGAAGTCATTGAGGCGGTCAGGCTGGCGGAGTCGCTGGCTGCGCTGCACGGCGGCAGCAGGCCAACCCTGCGGGATTTGCGCGATGCCGCACAGACACTGCTCGGGCATGGCGATCTTGCGGCTATCGCGGAGCCGCTGGCTAGAGTAGATGTCGGTACAGCGATCGGTTCTCTCGCCGAAGGCGTCAGCCAGACACCGATTCAGGATGACCTGAACCGGCTGCTGAAGACCTATAAGCTGGAGAAATACAAATCCACAGTTGCAAGCGAGCTGCAGCTTGACCTCCGGGAGAACCGCAGAGTATCAAGCAGTGAAGCCGCTTATCTGGATCTGCACCGCTCGGTCCTGTTCCACCGTCTGAATCTGCTGGGAATAGCCTTTGCCAAGAACCGGCCAAGCAGCCAGGACAGTGCCACCTGGGCGGAGCATTGGGTCATCCAGTGGTCGCCGGAGGTGGAAATCCAGGTGGTGGAATCCACACTGCTGGGCGAGACGGTGGAGGTGGCTGCTGCCTATGTGCTGCGGGAGAAGCTGCAGGAGTGCCGCTCCATAGCGGAAGCTTCGGCGCTGATCCGGATCGCCTGTCAATGTGCGATGACATCGCAGATGGAGGAAGGCAGCCGGGTGCTGCAGAATCTGGCAGCTCTCAGCAGGGATGTCGTAGGCATGGCTGCCGCGGCCCGTGAACTGTCAACCATCCTTAGCTTCGGTGATATCCGGAAGGTCGATACCGCCCCGCTGATGCCTCTGCTGGAAGAGCTGTTCCGCCGCGGCTGCCTGTTCCTGCTGGATGCCAGCGGCTGCAATGATGAAGCGGCAGGCGCTATGCTAACAGCAATGAATGAGCTTAACGGGATTTCCCTTGAGCATGGGGATACCCTGGATGAGAAGCTATGGCTGCAGGAGCTGCTGCTGCTCTCGGAACGCGATGACCGCAATCCGCGGCTCTCCGGTTATGCCTGCGCCATTCTGATGGAGCGGGGTGCGGTCTCGGCCGGAGAGGTCGCCGCTGAGGTGTCGCGGCGGCTTTCACCGGGCATCCCTGCTGATCTTGGAGCAGGGTGGTTCGAAGGACTGTCGATGCGCGGCCATTACGGTCTCCTGTCACGCATGAGTCTGTGGGAGCAGCTAAACGACTACATCAATGCGCTCGATGATGATGAATTCAAGCGGGCGCTGGTCTTCCTGCGCCGTGCATTCAGCACCTTCTCGCCGCGCGAGAAGACAATGATATCCGAGCTGCTGGGCGAGCTGTGGGGTGTGAACACCGAACAGGCTGCAGAGATTCTCACCGGTGAGCTGAAGGAGGAAGAAGCTAAAATGCTGGAGGAGCTGAATGATTTTGACTTCGGGGACTTTTAG
- a CDS encoding VWA domain-containing protein, whose translation MTNEHKQENTLSRWRLILGQEADAALSGYGESGQLMLTEEEKVMDAALAAIYDETGTGGTSGTAAGSAKGKGSNTGHGALHLSKWLGDVRSFFPEDVVSIIQSDAMERRGWKQLLFEPELLAAVKPDIQLVGTLLSLKGKIPEKTKDTARMLVQALVDDLVKLLETDIRRAVTGALNKRQHSPLPSLSGLDWKLTIQRNLKHYDQERRIIIPERFYYFDRARRSKEWTVIVDIDQSGSMADSVIWASVIGSIFASIPALNTRVVVFDTEVVDLTEQCANDPVDMLFGIQLGGGTDIHKSVKYCEQFIEEPKKTLFIIVSDLYENGNQAGLVRRMRELRESGVRTMTLLALSDSGKPSYDEHLARQLSRDGTPCFACTPALLPALVEGALKGQDLEELAKRLGTA comes from the coding sequence ATGACGAATGAACATAAGCAGGAGAATACCCTATCCCGCTGGCGGCTGATTCTCGGCCAGGAAGCGGATGCTGCACTGTCCGGCTACGGTGAAAGCGGACAGCTGATGCTGACGGAAGAAGAGAAGGTAATGGATGCGGCGCTTGCCGCTATTTATGACGAGACAGGAACGGGCGGTACCTCGGGAACGGCTGCCGGCAGTGCAAAGGGCAAGGGCTCAAACACCGGGCACGGTGCCCTGCATCTGTCCAAATGGCTGGGGGATGTGCGCAGCTTCTTCCCGGAGGATGTGGTGTCGATCATCCAGAGCGATGCCATGGAGCGCCGGGGCTGGAAGCAGCTGCTGTTCGAGCCGGAGCTGCTGGCTGCAGTCAAGCCGGATATTCAGCTTGTAGGGACTCTGCTCTCGCTGAAGGGCAAGATCCCGGAGAAGACTAAGGATACCGCGAGAATGCTAGTTCAGGCGCTGGTAGACGATCTGGTCAAGCTGCTGGAGACGGACATCCGGCGCGCAGTCACCGGAGCGCTGAACAAGCGGCAGCACTCACCGCTGCCATCGCTCAGCGGGCTGGACTGGAAGCTGACGATTCAGCGGAATCTGAAGCATTATGACCAGGAGCGTAGAATCATCATTCCCGAGCGTTTTTATTATTTTGACCGCGCCCGCCGCAGCAAGGAGTGGACGGTTATTGTAGATATCGACCAAAGCGGATCTATGGCCGATTCGGTCATATGGGCATCGGTTATCGGGTCGATCTTCGCCAGCATCCCTGCCCTGAATACACGTGTGGTAGTGTTCGATACTGAGGTTGTGGATCTGACTGAGCAATGCGCCAATGATCCGGTCGATATGCTGTTCGGCATTCAGCTGGGCGGCGGAACAGACATCCATAAATCAGTGAAATACTGTGAGCAGTTTATTGAAGAGCCGAAGAAGACGCTGTTCATTATCGTTTCAGACCTGTATGAGAACGGGAACCAGGCCGGACTGGTGCGGCGGATGCGTGAGCTCCGGGAGTCCGGTGTACGCACAATGACGCTGCTGGCATTGTCGGATTCAGGTAAACCTTCTTATGATGAACATCTCGCAAGGCAGCTGTCGCGGGATGGAACGCCTTGTTTTGCCTGTACTCCGGCTTTGCTTCCGGCGCTTGTTGAAGGTGCGCTGAAAGGGCAGGATTTGGAAGAACTGGCGAAACGCCTTGGAACAGCATAG
- the asd gene encoding aspartate-semialdehyde dehydrogenase produces MSSKLRAGIVGGTGMVGQRFIALLENHPWFQVTAIAASRNSAGKTYEESVKGRWKLSTPMPEAVKGIMVQDASNVEEVAADVDLIFCAVDMKKEEIKALEEAYAKTGTPVISNNSAHRWTPDVPMVIPEINPEHLEVIAQQRKRLGTDTGFIAVKPNCSIQSYMPALNALNEFKPSKVVVTTYQAISGAGKTFGDWPEMLDNVIPYIGGEEEKSEQEPLRIWGEVTDAGIVKSEQPVITSQCIRVPVADGHLAAVFASFEQKPSKEEILERWNSFKGRPQELGLPSAPKQFITYFEEENRPQTKLDRDIENGMGVSAGRLREDSLYDYKFVSLSHNTVRGAAGGAVLIAELLKAEGYIQPK; encoded by the coding sequence ATGTCAAGTAAGTTGAGAGCGGGTATTGTTGGCGGTACCGGTATGGTGGGCCAACGTTTTATTGCACTCCTTGAGAATCATCCATGGTTTCAAGTGACAGCAATTGCTGCAAGCCGGAATTCGGCAGGCAAAACGTATGAAGAATCGGTCAAGGGCAGATGGAAGCTGTCCACTCCTATGCCTGAGGCGGTTAAGGGTATTATGGTCCAGGATGCCTCCAATGTGGAAGAAGTGGCTGCAGATGTGGATCTTATCTTCTGCGCTGTTGATATGAAGAAAGAAGAGATCAAGGCACTGGAAGAAGCTTACGCGAAGACCGGAACACCGGTTATTTCCAACAACTCGGCACACCGCTGGACTCCAGATGTTCCAATGGTCATTCCTGAGATCAATCCGGAGCATCTAGAAGTGATTGCCCAGCAGCGCAAACGTCTGGGTACAGATACCGGATTCATCGCCGTGAAGCCGAACTGCTCGATTCAGAGCTACATGCCTGCACTAAATGCATTGAATGAATTCAAGCCTTCCAAGGTCGTAGTAACAACTTATCAGGCGATTTCCGGAGCCGGTAAAACCTTTGGCGATTGGCCGGAGATGCTTGATAACGTCATTCCGTACATTGGCGGCGAAGAAGAGAAGAGTGAGCAGGAGCCGCTGCGGATCTGGGGCGAAGTGACGGATGCAGGTATCGTTAAAAGCGAGCAGCCGGTGATCACCAGCCAATGTATCCGTGTTCCGGTCGCTGACGGCCATTTGGCTGCGGTATTTGCTTCCTTTGAACAAAAACCGTCCAAGGAAGAAATTCTGGAACGCTGGAACAGCTTTAAGGGACGTCCGCAGGAGCTGGGGCTTCCAAGCGCACCGAAACAATTCATCACCTATTTTGAGGAAGAAAACCGCCCGCAGACCAAGCTTGACCGCGACATCGAGAACGGAATGGGGGTTTCCGCAGGCAGATTGCGTGAAGATTCGCTGTATGATTACAAATTCGTCAGCCTGTCCCATAATACGGTACGCGGCGCAGCCGGCGGAGCCGTGCTGATCGCTGAACTGCTGAAGGCGGAAGGTTATATCCAGCCGAAATAA
- a CDS encoding DUF3934 family protein, producing MAKSKGGGTGRGTGSKGWTRWNKTAKPVKPKGGPAGSQGAKGAAKSSSGAKTGGSK from the coding sequence GTGGCAAAAAGTAAAGGCGGCGGCACAGGCAGAGGGACAGGCAGCAAGGGCTGGACCCGCTGGAATAAAACAGCGAAGCCGGTGAAGCCAAAAGGCGGACCCGCCGGCAGCCAAGGGGCAAAGGGTGCTGCCAAAAGCAGCAGCGGAGCAAAAACAGGCGGCAGTAAATAA
- a CDS encoding pseudouridine synthase — translation MKIDKYMSRTGIYPRRETARLIQAGRITINGIVCEKGAEVEAGDLVAVDGQPVSLSQEELVYLALNKPVGITCTAAREVEGNIIDYVNYPSRIFAVGRLDKHSEGLILMTNDGDIVNKIMRSENHHEKEYRVSVDKPVTSEFLQAMSAGVPILGTVTKPCVTYPVDDQEFGIVLTQGLNLQIRRMCKELGQRVLRLERTRIMNITLDGLARGKWRHLTRDELDELLATLNRQ, via the coding sequence ATGAAGATTGATAAATACATGAGCAGGACAGGAATCTACCCGCGCAGAGAGACCGCCAGGCTGATCCAAGCCGGCCGGATTACAATAAATGGTATAGTATGCGAAAAGGGTGCCGAGGTAGAGGCGGGTGATCTTGTGGCTGTTGACGGCCAGCCCGTCAGTTTAAGCCAGGAAGAATTGGTCTACCTGGCACTGAACAAGCCCGTTGGAATTACTTGTACAGCAGCACGCGAAGTGGAAGGCAACATCATTGATTATGTGAATTATCCTTCACGGATCTTTGCTGTGGGCCGGCTGGACAAACATTCGGAAGGGCTGATCCTAATGACGAATGATGGGGATATCGTTAACAAAATCATGCGTTCCGAGAACCATCATGAGAAGGAATACCGCGTATCTGTCGACAAGCCGGTAACTTCCGAATTCCTGCAGGCGATGTCCGCCGGCGTACCCATTCTCGGAACCGTTACGAAACCCTGTGTTACTTACCCGGTTGACGATCAGGAATTCGGGATCGTTCTGACCCAGGGACTTAACCTGCAAATCCGCAGGATGTGCAAAGAGCTGGGCCAAAGAGTCCTGCGCCTGGAACGGACCCGGATCATGAATATCACGCTGGATGGATTGGCACGCGGGAAGTGGCGGCATCTGACCCGGGATGAGCTGGATGAGCTTCTGGCTACACTGAACCGACAATAG
- a CDS encoding ABC transporter ATP-binding protein — protein MSRGFGPGSGFGGGPGHGKLKFDDDEMKPNISKALLLRISKYFAPYWKQTLVVMLVLIVSAVLGLLPPILIQQIIDVALPDKNLRLLVLLVLASLGTTVISGLLGVLQNYLNSFISQNIVHDMKNQMYRHLQRMPLQFFSGVKQGEVITRMTSDISGVQGVFNNTIVNFASNLFILVSTAAALFIMNWKLALLGILVVPLFIIPTRKMGNVRWKLAKQTQEKVSEQNQVIQETLSISGYLLMKLFTKENAEYKSFAAINAEATSLQIRESMAGRWFMMVLSTFTSIGPMLIYLYGGFLFIQGELSVGTIITFVALLGRLYGPVMQMTNLYVDIKRSVALFERIFDYFDMEPLIFDEPQAEPISAAGKCIAFENVGFAYQPDKPALRGIQFTAAAGTLTALVGPSGAGKTTITNLIPRLYEVTSGKITIGGRNIRDFTLESLRSQIGLVTQDTYLFNGTIRENLLYACPEASETEMIEACRSAYIHDFIMGLPEGYDTVVGNRGIKLSGGEKQRISIARVLLKNPPVIIMDEATSSLDTVSEFYIQQAMHVLLRNKTSIVIAHRLSTIMAADQILVCKDGAIVEEGTHEALLELNGVYKDLYDKQFEPKVFA, from the coding sequence ATGTCTAGAGGATTTGGTCCCGGCAGTGGTTTCGGCGGTGGCCCGGGTCACGGGAAACTTAAATTTGACGATGACGAAATGAAACCGAATATTTCCAAGGCGCTGCTGCTCCGTATATCTAAATATTTTGCACCCTACTGGAAGCAGACACTTGTAGTAATGCTTGTGTTGATTGTGTCAGCGGTTCTGGGGCTGCTGCCGCCTATCCTGATTCAGCAGATTATCGACGTGGCGCTGCCGGACAAAAATCTGCGGCTGCTCGTACTGCTGGTGCTCGCTTCGCTCGGAACGACGGTGATTTCCGGACTGCTCGGCGTATTGCAGAATTATCTGAATTCCTTTATCTCACAAAATATCGTCCACGATATGAAAAATCAGATGTACCGCCATCTCCAGCGGATGCCGCTGCAGTTCTTCTCGGGAGTTAAGCAGGGTGAAGTCATCACGAGAATGACAAGTGACATTTCTGGGGTCCAAGGCGTATTCAACAACACGATTGTCAATTTTGCCAGCAATCTGTTTATTCTCGTATCGACCGCTGCGGCTTTATTTATCATGAACTGGAAGCTGGCACTGCTCGGTATCTTGGTTGTCCCCCTGTTCATTATCCCTACCCGCAAAATGGGCAACGTGCGCTGGAAGCTCGCCAAGCAGACACAGGAGAAAGTATCGGAGCAGAATCAGGTTATCCAGGAAACGCTCAGTATCAGCGGGTATCTGCTAATGAAGCTGTTCACCAAAGAGAATGCGGAATATAAAAGCTTCGCTGCCATCAATGCGGAGGCTACCTCCCTGCAAATCCGGGAATCGATGGCCGGCCGCTGGTTCATGATGGTTCTCTCCACCTTTACGAGTATCGGCCCGATGCTGATCTACCTGTATGGCGGATTTCTTTTTATTCAAGGAGAGCTTTCGGTAGGTACCATCATTACTTTCGTCGCACTGCTCGGCAGACTGTACGGACCTGTGATGCAGATGACCAATCTGTATGTGGATATTAAGCGCTCGGTGGCCTTGTTTGAACGGATCTTTGATTATTTTGATATGGAGCCGCTCATCTTCGATGAACCACAGGCAGAACCGATCAGCGCCGCGGGGAAATGCATTGCATTCGAGAATGTAGGTTTCGCCTATCAGCCGGATAAACCCGCTCTGCGTGGTATTCAGTTTACTGCGGCTGCGGGAACGCTGACGGCACTCGTCGGACCGAGCGGAGCCGGGAAAACAACGATTACGAACCTGATTCCGCGTCTGTATGAGGTCACTTCGGGGAAGATTACCATCGGAGGAAGAAATATCCGTGACTTTACACTGGAGTCGCTGCGTTCCCAGATTGGACTGGTTACTCAGGATACCTACTTGTTCAACGGTACGATCAGGGAGAATCTGCTCTATGCCTGCCCTGAGGCCAGTGAAACGGAGATGATTGAGGCCTGCCGCTCCGCATATATTCATGATTTTATTATGGGGCTGCCGGAAGGTTATGATACAGTGGTCGGAAACCGCGGCATCAAGCTGTCCGGAGGGGAAAAGCAGCGGATCTCCATCGCCCGTGTGCTGCTGAAGAATCCGCCCGTTATCATAATGGATGAAGCCACATCCTCACTCGACACCGTCTCAGAATTTTACATTCAGCAAGCCATGCATGTCCTGTTAAGGAATAAGACGAGCATTGTTATCGCCCACCGGCTCTCCACCATTATGGCAGCAGATCAAATTCTCGTTTGTAAAGACGGGGCAATTGTTGAGGAAGGAACGCATGAAGCACTGCTTGAGCTGAACGGCGTTTATAAGGATTTGTATGACAAGCAGTTTGAGCCAAAAGTTTTCGCTTAG
- a CDS encoding MarR family winged helix-turn-helix transcriptional regulator, with protein sequence MIDPEHTIELYHSYFKVARQLKRLAHQSAASLGLTVHQIGVLNSIHENPGQTQKEVTEQLVFAKSRVSLHIDSLAEKGLVSRVTSEQDRRETKLFITSEGEALCKRYNEEAFSYKMLSSALEQFPEEDIHSLLRMNQQLLARLMQVQDQQY encoded by the coding sequence ATGATTGATCCGGAACACACGATTGAGCTCTATCATTCTTATTTCAAAGTAGCCCGCCAGCTCAAACGGCTTGCGCATCAGAGTGCAGCCAGCCTCGGGCTGACCGTTCATCAGATCGGCGTGCTGAACTCCATCCATGAGAATCCGGGGCAGACGCAGAAAGAGGTGACAGAACAGCTTGTTTTTGCCAAAAGCAGAGTCAGCCTCCATATCGATTCCCTTGCCGAGAAGGGCTTAGTATCCCGGGTAACCTCAGAGCAGGACCGCAGAGAAACGAAGCTGTTCATTACCTCAGAGGGTGAGGCGCTATGCAAGCGGTATAACGAAGAGGCTTTTTCATACAAAATGCTGAGTTCAGCGCTGGAGCAGTTTCCGGAGGAAGACATCCACTCCCTGCTGCGTATGAACCAACAGCTGCTTGCCCGGTTAATGCAGGTGCAGGACCAACAATATTAA